The following DNA comes from Fusarium verticillioides 7600 chromosome 9, whole genome shotgun sequence.
TTCTGGGGCACGAGCCGGACTCGCTCCAGCAGTTCCTTGGTTACAGACAGTGCTGCTGGTGCGACAGCCTTCTCCTGTGGCAAAAAGACCTACAATGGTGCGATCTCTACACTCCCTAACCACGATCCTTGTGGAACCGTCCTAGAAGCTGCCAAGCGTGCTGGATATCATACTGGACTTGTTGTCACAACAAAGATTGAGGTACGTATGACTAGAGGGTATTAGGTCATTACGAAACTAATGAATACTGTCTAGGATGCGACTCCAGCCTGCTTCAACTCCCACGTGGTCCTCCGCGAgatggaagacgagattgctcttcaacagaTCGGAGAAGGTGTCCTGGGCCGAACTGTTGATCTGATGCTTGGTGGTGGCCGCTGCAACTTCTTGCCCAACAGCACAGAGGGCAGCTGCCGAGCCGACGATACGGACGTGATCAAGATTGCAAAGGAAAAGCACAACTGGACCTACACCGACAGTCGCGCCGGCTTTGACGCCCTCAAGGGCGGCAACAACGTCAAGCTGCCTTTCCTCGGACTCTTTGCCCCAACGGACATCCCCTTTGAGATTGACCGTCGAAACCACAACGACGTCTACCCCTCGCTGAGCGAAATGGCCAAGACCGCTCTTCGCGCTCTTGAGAAGGCTACTGAAAAGAGTGACAAGGGCTttttcatcatgatcgaGGGCAGCCGAATTGACCATGCCGGTCACATCAATGATCCTGCAGCTCAGGTCCACGAGGTTCTTGAGTATGACAAGACATTCCAAGCTGTTCtcgacttcatcaaagaGAGCAAGACTGAAACTGTTCTTGTCGCAACCAGTGATCATGAAACTGGTGGTCTTGCCACTGCGATTCAGGAACCTGGCCACCTCCCAGTCTACAACTGGTACCCCAAGGTACTTGCGAATGCTACCGCTTCAGCTGAGTGGCTTGACGCCAAGCTCAACGCACACATCGCCTCTGATCccagcatcaagaagaataagGAGAAGCTAAAGAAGTACATCAACGAGGAACTCATCGTTCGCGGCCTTGGTATCTCCAACGCCTCTGATAAGGAGATCACCACCATTGCTGATCATCCTGAGAGCGCCCTTgtcctcttctcagccctCATCTCCCTACGCGCTCACGTCGGTTGGAGTACCCACGGCCACACTGCCGTCGACGTCAATATCTATAGTTCTGGTGGCCCCCGAACAGAGAACATCCGTGGTAATGTTGAGAACACCGATGTCGGCAAGTATTTACGGGAGTACCTTgaggttgacgttgacgCGATCACCTCGGAACtcaaggaaaagatgagcaAGGTTaatcttcaagatgttggCATGGAGGCACTCGACGAAGTTTGGCCTCTTGGTAACAAGTACCATGCTATTGAGGTTTAATAGACATACTGCATTTCTTAGAATGATTACACGACTTATATGGGTTTAGCAAGAGGCGGGCAGGGAAATCTTGGTCAAGATATGTAGAGTGGTATACCCAATCTATAGTAGATTTATTCATTAACCTGCCTATGGTGCGTTTGAACTTTTTGAGTTTCCATACCAACACAACTACAGCTACTTCTGAGCTGCTGTCTATTGAGATATCCACTTCACATGAAACCAGATAATCATCTTCATTATCGTTATTCCCGCATAGCGCCAGTGGTACACGAGTCTAAAAGTTGACCAGTCCACCTCAATACAGACCTGAAAAAATTGGGTAGCATATCATGTCTATTCAGTGACCGCTACAATGCTTGACTGCGATCAAAGCATCGAACAGTCAATTATCTATACGCTAGTTACCAACAAATACCACCAGCCAGACTCCTAGTTGTTAACCAAGTCAATGTTTTAAACCAATGTACTCCTCGCTTGTGACCGTTAACCCCCTTAACCAAACGCCTTTCTCCCTTGATGATCATGACCGCCTGACTGAAGCCGAACCAATATTGTATCGTACATATAGATGGTCCTTAAAGTGCGAGTGGCGGATCCCATTTGGCCTCGCCTTGGCAAATGTGTCGATAGCCTCCTGAACACCGAAATCGCACCGCTCAACGAGATAGCATACGATAAGGTATCCCGTGCGGTTGAAGCCGTAATGGCAGTGCACTCCAATAACACACTGCTCCGGATTTGTCCAGCCCTCAGTGGTAGCACGCGCAGGCTGCCGACTTCGAAGATCGTCAACTAATTTGATAAAACCTTCAACCTCACGATCCTCGGGGGGTTTCTTCGAAACTGTGGCGAACTTATGATAATGAATCCCAGCTCGTTCTAGACCGCGAGGGTCATATTTAGGATGGTCTTTGGAGATATCAATGACATCTTTGACAATAGAACCCCAATTTGAAATAAAATTCTGTGGAGAATGGACATCATCCACTTCACGAAGTGTCTTGAGTGCCCGGAAAATGGGGTTTCCAGTACGTCCAATCGGCTCGGATACTGAAGTAACAGACTTCCACTTGTTAAGATTTTTGACGTCCCATTTTCCCTCCTGGTTGAGGTATTGCAGTTGCCAGGCCAGTGAAAGTCTTCCAGTAACGTGCGTGGCCAAAAAATCAGAAATTAACCCGGCGACGGCACGAGCTGAGCAAGGAGCGTAGAGGACAGCGTGTGTTGCAGGTAGTGGCATAACAGCGGTCTTTACTACCTTCCTGGGATGGTTCGGTTGCGCAGGTAGTTCAGTCATAGTCTCATTGGGGGTTGAGGGATCATTGGGGCTGTCCACTTCTGAGCTGGGAGCCACCGAAGACTTGGCCTTTGTgaagtcatcatcattgatatCTTCAATAGCTTGTGGAATATGATCCTGCGGTTTTGTAGAAGTGTTGGCGGGGGCAGCAGCTTCGGCGATAGCCTCATGTGTCTCCTCCGATGCCCCTGATTCTGGCAGAGTTTTGTCAGGGTTCAATACGTTAGCAATTCTTGTGGCTTCTTCAGGCGAAACAACAGTGTCCCCCTCAGCACCTATCAGAAAGACGGGGATATTTAATCCTGCCCAGACCTCTAAGGTCGGTAGGCCGCCTTTAGGTTTGCCGTTTTGATAGAGTGGTAGGGCGCCATTGGCCATACGTCTAAAGACCGGGGTTCGACTCTGTCTGTTGAAGCGATATTGGAGTTTTCGGGTAGCCTCGTCGGCATCCTTTCCAACGAAACGCCTGACGCTGGTACTGTTGTGTCCTCCCCAACCGTTCCAGACTCGCCAAAGATCAAACATCCATTCTGGAGCCCAAAGTCCCACCCGAGCCCAC
Coding sequences within:
- a CDS encoding alkaline phosphatase; translation: MSSPQANESDPLLSGDGEGRSNAQADKSARNSRLRELGLFAWALIATAAVIVVAIWTQHEQQTKHDHNTPASKRNLVFMVSDGMGPAPLSLTRSFRQHVEELPYGDTLTLDKHFWGTSRTRSSSSLVTDSAAGATAFSCGKKTYNGAISTLPNHDPCGTVLEAAKRAGYHTGLVVTTKIEDATPACFNSHVVLREMEDEIALQQIGEGVLGRTVDLMLGGGRCNFLPNSTEGSCRADDTDVIKIAKEKHNWTYTDSRAGFDALKGGNNVKLPFLGLFAPTDIPFEIDRRNHNDVYPSLSEMAKTALRALEKATEKSDKGFFIMIEGSRIDHAGHINDPAAQVHEVLEYDKTFQAVLDFIKESKTETVLVATSDHETGGLATAIQEPGHLPVYNWYPKVLANATASAEWLDAKLNAHIASDPSIKKNKEKLKKYINEELIVRGLGISNASDKEITTIADHPESALVLFSALISLRAHVGWSTHGHTAVDVNIYSSGGPRTENIRGNVENTDVGKYLREYLEVDVDAITSELKEKMSKVNLQDVGMEALDEVWPLGNKYHAIEV
- a CDS encoding alkaline phosphatase — protein: MANESDPLLSGDGEGRSNAQADKSARNSRLRELGLFAWALIATAAVIVVAIWTQHEQQTKHDHNTPASKRNLVFMVSDGMGPAPLSLTRSFRQHVEELPYGDTLTLDKHFWGTSRTRSSSSLVTDSAAGATAFSCGKKTYNGAISTLPNHDPCGTVLEAAKRAGYHTGLVVTTKIEDATPACFNSHVVLREMEDEIALQQIGEGVLGRTVDLMLGGGRCNFLPNSTEGSCRADDTDVIKIAKEKHNWTYTDSRAGFDALKGGNNVKLPFLGLFAPTDIPFEIDRRNHNDVYPSLSEMAKTALRALEKATEKSDKGFFIMIEGSRIDHAGHINDPAAQVHEVLEYDKTFQAVLDFIKESKTETVLVATSDHETGGLATAIQEPGHLPVYNWYPKVLANATASAEWLDAKLNAHIASDPSIKKNKEKLKKYINEELIVRGLGISNASDKEITTIADHPESALVLFSALISLRAHVGWSTHGHTAVDVNIYSSGGPRTENIRGNVENTDVGKYLREYLEVDVDAITSELKEKMSKVNLQDVGMEALDEVWPLGNKYHAIEV